The Oncorhynchus tshawytscha isolate Ot180627B linkage group LG05, Otsh_v2.0, whole genome shotgun sequence genome includes a window with the following:
- the LOC121846570 gene encoding deleted in azoospermia protein 2-like, which translates to MLRCNHRPSYFCIGSIKHDKKGRDIGLLFKEAQTDSSPCITTGPQSDSLPEASQCGQTSQGPSLPPPGQSGSLPEASQCGQTSQDPSLPSPDHRAAPYLRLVSVVGLHKVPVYHHQVRAAPYLRLVSVVRHHKVPVYHHQVRAAPYLRLVSVVRLHKVPVYHHQVRAAPYLRLVSVVRHNKVPAYHHQVRAAPYLRLVSVVRLHKVPVYHHQVRAAPYLRLVSVVRLHKVPVYHHQVRAAPYLRLVSVVRHHKVPVYHHQVRAAPYLRLVSVVRLNKVPVYHHQVRAAPYLRLVSVVRLHKVPVYRHQVRAAPYLRLVSVVRLHKVPVYHHQVRAATRQSVT; encoded by the coding sequence ATGCTTAGATGTAACCATAGACCGTCTTATTTTTGCATAGGGTCAATTAAACATGACAAGAAAGGGAGAGATATCGGACTTCTTTTTAAAGAAGCACAAACAGACTCCAGCCCTTGCATCACCACCGGACCCCAGAGCGACTCCCTACCTGAGGCTAGTCAGTGTGGTCAGACATCACAAGGTCCCAGTCTACCACCACCAGGTCAGAGCGGCTCCCTACCTGAGGCTAGTCAGTGTGGTCAGACTTCACAAGATCCCAGTCTACCATCACCAGACCACAGAGCGGCTCCCTACCTGAGGCTAGTCAGTGTGGTCGGACTTCACAAGGTCCCAGTCTACCACCACCAGGTCAGAGCGGCTCCCTACCTGAGGCTAGTCAGTGTGGTCAGACATCACAAGGTCCCAGTCTACCACCACCAGGTCAGAGCGGCTCCCTACCTGAGGCTAGTCAGTGTGGTCAGACTTCACAAGGTCCCAGTCTACCACCACCAGGTCAGAGCGGCTCCCTACCTGAGGCTAGTCAGTGTGGTCAGACATAACAAGGTCCCAGCCTACCACCACCAGGTCAGAGCGGCTCCCTACCTGAGGCTAGTCAGTGTGGTCAGACTTCACAAGGTCCCAGTCTACCACCACCAGGTCAGAGCGGCTCCCTACCTGAGGCTAGTCAGTGTGGTCAGACTTCACAAGGTCCCAGTCTACCACCACCAGGTCAGAGCGGCTCCCTACCTGAGGCTAGTCAGTGTGGTCAGACATCACAAGGTCCCAGTCTACCACCACCAGGTCAGAGCGGCTCCCTACCTGAGGCTAGTCAGTGTGGTCAGACTAAACAAGGTCCCAGTCTACCACCACCAGGTCAGAGCGGCTCCCTACCTGAGGCTAGTCAGTGTGGTCAGACTTCACAAGGTCCCAGTCTACCGCCACCAGGTCAGAGCGGCTCCCTACCTGAGGCTAGTCAGTGTGGTCAGACTTCACAAGGTCCCAGTCTACCACCACCAGGTCAGAGCAGCTACCAGGCAGTCAGTCACATGA